The following coding sequences lie in one Corynebacterium humireducens NBRC 106098 = DSM 45392 genomic window:
- the pdxY gene encoding pyridoxal kinase PdxY, with amino-acid sequence MNILSIQSSVAYGHVGNSAAVFPLQRLGHEVWPVYTVNFSNHTGYGAWRGPMIPASEVAEIITGIEERGVLGEVDAVLSGYQGGAEIADVIIDAVAKVKAANPQAVYACDPVMGNARSGCHVSDLIPPLLRDRVVPVADIITPNQFELGYLTGREATCLESTLEAVDVARGMGPSTVLVTSVERPDRPADTIEMLVVNDQGAWIVRTPYLPFKRNGSGDVTAALFTGHYVSTGDAADALAKTASSVFDLVENTYRADSRELLLIESQDAYAHPRMQFEVTQVR; translated from the coding sequence GTGAACATCCTCTCGATCCAGTCCTCCGTGGCGTACGGCCACGTCGGCAACTCCGCGGCCGTCTTCCCGCTCCAGCGTCTGGGGCACGAGGTGTGGCCGGTGTACACCGTCAACTTCTCCAACCACACCGGTTACGGCGCGTGGCGGGGTCCGATGATCCCGGCCTCCGAGGTCGCGGAGATCATCACGGGCATCGAGGAGCGCGGTGTGCTCGGCGAGGTCGACGCGGTGCTCTCCGGCTACCAGGGTGGCGCGGAGATCGCGGACGTCATCATCGACGCCGTGGCGAAGGTCAAGGCGGCGAACCCGCAGGCCGTGTACGCCTGCGACCCGGTGATGGGCAACGCCCGCTCCGGCTGCCACGTCTCCGACCTCATCCCGCCGCTGCTGCGTGACCGGGTCGTCCCGGTCGCGGACATCATCACCCCGAACCAGTTCGAGCTGGGCTACCTCACGGGCCGGGAGGCCACCTGCCTGGAGTCCACCCTCGAGGCGGTGGACGTCGCCCGCGGGATGGGCCCGTCGACGGTGCTGGTCACCTCGGTGGAGCGTCCGGACCGTCCGGCCGACACCATCGAGATGCTGGTGGTCAATGACCAGGGTGCCTGGATCGTCCGCACCCCGTACCTGCCCTTCAAGCGCAACGGCTCCGGTGACGTCACCGCCGCGCTGTTCACCGGCCACTACGTCTCCACCGGCGACGCCGCCGACGCGCTGGCGAAGACGGCCTCCTCCGTCTTCGACCTCGTCGAGAACACCTACCGTGCTGATTCCCGCGAGCTGCTGCTCATCGAGTCCCAGGACGCCTACGCGCACCCGCGGATGCAGTTCGAGGTCACGCAGGTCAGGTAA
- a CDS encoding VIT1/CCC1 transporter family protein, whose protein sequence is MVYKVPPTTEPTPAQISKWRRYLANERAEAALYRELARKKTGEEREILMALAESESRHEQFWREKLGEYVGFPRNPDLTTRFMGFMARHFGSVFTLALMQTAESRSPYIKDEDASPQIAADERIHAEVVRGLAARGREQMSGGFRAAVFGANDGLVSNLALVVGIMGSGVSANMILLTGISGLLAGALSMAAGEYVSVSSQKELLEASTPHPKAHTLLPSLDVNANELALVYRARGMGEKEAVAKAKSEFSRVALEQAIGLDRDDSPDARHDVEPVNPGEVVGSPWTAAGSSFLFFAGGAFIPIVPYIFGASPVLGAIIAVVLVSGALMFTGGVVGVLSGKPPFSRAMRQLAIGLGAAGITYLLGVAFGTVVG, encoded by the coding sequence GTGGTGTACAAGGTTCCTCCCACCACCGAACCCACTCCGGCGCAGATCAGCAAGTGGCGTCGCTACCTGGCCAACGAGCGCGCCGAGGCCGCCCTCTACCGTGAGCTCGCCCGCAAGAAGACCGGCGAGGAGCGGGAGATCCTCATGGCGCTCGCGGAGTCCGAGTCCCGCCACGAGCAGTTCTGGCGGGAGAAGCTCGGCGAGTACGTCGGCTTCCCCCGGAACCCGGACCTGACCACCCGCTTCATGGGGTTCATGGCCCGGCACTTCGGTTCCGTGTTCACCCTGGCGCTCATGCAGACCGCGGAGTCCCGCAGCCCCTACATCAAGGACGAGGACGCCTCTCCGCAGATCGCCGCGGACGAGCGCATCCACGCCGAGGTGGTGCGCGGCCTCGCCGCCCGGGGCCGGGAACAGATGTCCGGTGGTTTCCGGGCCGCGGTCTTCGGCGCCAACGACGGTCTGGTGTCCAACCTGGCGCTCGTCGTCGGCATCATGGGTTCGGGTGTGTCAGCGAACATGATCCTGCTGACGGGCATCTCCGGCCTGCTGGCCGGCGCCCTGTCCATGGCCGCGGGTGAGTACGTGTCCGTCAGCTCGCAGAAGGAGCTGCTCGAGGCGTCCACCCCGCACCCGAAGGCGCACACGCTGCTGCCCTCCCTGGACGTCAACGCCAACGAGCTGGCACTGGTCTACCGGGCGCGGGGCATGGGGGAGAAGGAGGCCGTCGCGAAGGCGAAGTCCGAGTTCTCCCGCGTGGCGCTGGAGCAGGCCATCGGGCTCGACCGGGATGACAGCCCGGACGCCCGCCACGACGTGGAACCGGTCAACCCCGGTGAGGTGGTCGGTTCGCCGTGGACGGCCGCCGGCTCGAGTTTCCTGTTCTTCGCGGGCGGCGCGTTCATCCCGATCGTCCCGTACATCTTCGGGGCGTCCCCGGTGCTGGGGGCGATCATCGCCGTCGTGCTCGTGTCCGGTGCGCTCATGTTCACCGGTGGCGTCGTCGGCGTGCTCTCCGGGAAACCGCCGTTCTCCCGGGCCATGCGTCAGCTGGCGATCGGGCTGGGTGCCGCGGGCATCACCTATCTGCTGGGCGTGGCGTTCGGCACCGTCGTCGGCTAG
- the ybeY gene encoding rRNA maturation RNase YbeY gives MSIEVFNESGYAGVNEEMLIDVASFALGEMDIHPDAEASIHIVDLKTITDLHVRWLDLDGPTDVMTFPMDELTPGSGTALGGRPDSKHPGPALLGDIVLCPEFAAKQATAAGHGLDHELALLTVHGCLHLLGYDHATPAEEQEMFALQNELLADWYDDVARRGVEYQPKPSGAQAFPSAADREALDDIVPGGGIPAIGEPAGDA, from the coding sequence ATGAGCATCGAGGTCTTCAACGAATCCGGGTACGCGGGCGTCAACGAGGAGATGCTCATCGACGTCGCCTCCTTCGCCCTCGGCGAGATGGACATCCACCCCGATGCGGAGGCGTCCATCCACATCGTCGACCTGAAGACGATCACGGACCTCCACGTGCGCTGGCTCGACCTGGACGGCCCCACCGACGTGATGACCTTCCCGATGGACGAGCTCACCCCGGGTTCCGGCACCGCCCTCGGGGGCCGACCCGACTCGAAGCACCCCGGCCCGGCGCTGCTCGGTGACATCGTGCTGTGCCCGGAGTTCGCCGCGAAGCAGGCGACCGCCGCGGGGCACGGCCTCGACCACGAGCTGGCGCTGCTCACCGTGCACGGCTGCCTGCACCTGCTGGGCTACGACCACGCCACCCCGGCCGAGGAGCAGGAGATGTTCGCCCTGCAGAATGAGCTGCTCGCCGACTGGTACGACGACGTGGCCCGCCGCGGCGTCGAGTACCAGCCGAAGCCGAGCGGCGCGCAGGCCTTCCCCTCCGCCGCGGACCGGGAGGCCCTCGACGACATCGTCCCCGGGGGCGGCATCCCGGCCATCGGCGAACCCGCCGGTGACGCCTGA
- the recO gene encoding DNA repair protein RecO, translated as MRAQPYRDRALVVRTHDFGEADRIIVLLTRSHGVKRGVAKGVRRAKSRFGSRLQHFVDIDVQLYPGRNLESITGADTVAFYGSGIIDNYERYTAACAALETAERLAHEGDPWLFDHLTETLARMQTTAHPTVVLDAFLLQGMTHAGWAPSLFDCAQCGAPGPHHAFHPAVGGAACVQCRPPGSAEVPEESLHLMWLLNNAHWPAALGIVAQAPHLGAVAHRLTRAHLQWHLEQKVTSLGVMDQT; from the coding sequence GTGCGTGCCCAGCCGTACCGGGACCGCGCCCTGGTGGTGCGGACCCATGACTTCGGCGAGGCCGACCGCATCATCGTGCTGCTGACCCGGAGTCACGGGGTGAAGCGCGGCGTCGCTAAGGGGGTGCGGCGCGCGAAGTCGCGTTTCGGGTCGCGGCTGCAGCACTTCGTGGACATCGACGTGCAGCTCTACCCGGGCCGCAACCTGGAGTCCATCACGGGGGCGGACACGGTGGCGTTCTACGGCAGCGGGATCATCGACAACTACGAGCGCTACACCGCGGCCTGCGCGGCGCTCGAGACGGCGGAGCGGCTCGCCCACGAGGGGGACCCGTGGCTCTTCGACCACCTCACCGAGACCCTCGCCCGCATGCAGACCACCGCGCATCCGACGGTGGTGCTCGACGCCTTCCTGCTGCAGGGGATGACGCACGCCGGCTGGGCCCCGAGCCTCTTCGACTGCGCCCAGTGCGGGGCCCCGGGCCCGCACCACGCCTTCCACCCGGCGGTGGGTGGGGCGGCGTGCGTGCAGTGCCGTCCGCCCGGTTCGGCGGAGGTGCCGGAGGAGTCGCTGCACCTGATGTGGCTGCTCAACAACGCGCACTGGCCGGCAGCGCTGGGGATCGTCGCGCAAGCCCCGCACCTCGGCGCCGTCGCACACCGTCTGACCAGGGCACATCTGCAGTGGCACCTGGAACAGAAGGTCACGAGCCTGGGCGTGATGGACCAGACGTAG
- a CDS encoding PhoH family protein has translation MAAEVITRKVELDSAYAQSVLGVNDGNLRVLDNQINADFHARGHLVTVTGPDHEVARAVKVLEELESIARRGHVISPDSVKHAVSIVTVEAPQSVAEVLASDIVSRRGKTVRPKTLGQKEYVDAIDEHTIVFGVGPAGSGKTYLAVAKAVQALQSKQVTRIILTRPAVEAGEKLGFLPGTLSDKIDPYLRPLYDALRDMLDPEMIPKLMEAGVIEVAPLAYMRGRTLNDAFVILDEAQNTTPAQMKMFLTRLGFGSKMIVTGDITQVDLPTGQKSGLRLVRHILRGVEGIHFAELSSRDVVRHSLVGRIVDAYDTYEEKVQS, from the coding sequence GTGGCAGCAGAGGTCATCACGAGGAAGGTCGAGCTCGATTCGGCGTACGCCCAGTCGGTGCTCGGCGTCAACGACGGGAACCTGCGGGTCCTCGACAACCAGATCAACGCGGACTTCCACGCCCGCGGACACCTCGTCACCGTCACCGGACCGGACCATGAGGTCGCCCGCGCGGTGAAGGTGCTCGAGGAGCTGGAGTCGATCGCCCGCCGCGGGCACGTCATCTCCCCGGACTCGGTGAAGCACGCGGTGTCGATCGTCACCGTCGAGGCCCCGCAGTCCGTCGCCGAGGTCCTGGCCAGCGACATCGTCTCCCGCCGCGGCAAGACCGTCCGCCCCAAGACCCTGGGGCAGAAGGAGTACGTTGACGCGATCGACGAGCACACCATCGTCTTCGGCGTCGGCCCCGCCGGCTCCGGCAAGACCTACCTGGCGGTGGCGAAGGCCGTGCAGGCGCTGCAGTCGAAGCAGGTCACCCGCATCATCCTCACCCGCCCCGCCGTCGAGGCCGGGGAGAAGCTCGGCTTCCTGCCGGGCACCCTGAGCGACAAGATCGACCCCTACCTGCGTCCGCTCTACGACGCGCTGCGTGACATGCTCGACCCGGAGATGATCCCCAAGCTCATGGAGGCCGGTGTCATCGAGGTCGCCCCGCTGGCGTACATGCGTGGCCGCACCCTCAACGACGCCTTCGTCATCCTCGACGAGGCCCAGAACACGACGCCCGCGCAGATGAAGATGTTCCTCACCCGCCTGGGCTTCGGGTCCAAGATGATCGTCACCGGGGACATCACACAGGTGGACCTGCCGACCGGCCAGAAGTCGGGCCTGCGTCTGGTCCGCCACATCCTCCGCGGGGTGGAGGGCATCCACTTCGCGGAGCTGTCGAGCAGGGACGTCGTCCGTCACTCACTCGTCGGCCGCATCGTCGACGCCTACGACACCTACGAGGAGAAAGTGCAGTCATGA
- a CDS encoding glycine--tRNA ligase yields the protein MASVIDTVINLCKRRGFVYQAGEIYGGSRSAWDYGPLGVELKENIKRQWWRHMVTSRPDVVGVDTSIIQPRQVWVTSGHVEVFTDPLVESLHTNKRYRADHLLEAYEEKHGHPPANGLADINDPETGQPGNWTEPRPFSGLLKTFLGPVDDEEGLHYIRPETAQGIFVNFKNVMTSARMKPPFGIANIGKSFRNEITPGNFIFRTREFEQMELEFFVKPGTDEEWHQKWIDDRMQWYVDLGINRDNLRFYEHPQEALSHYSKRTVDIEYAYEFQGTKWGELEGIANRTDYDLKVHSEATGEDLSYFDQESGERWYPYVIEPAAGLGRAFMAFLVDAYTEDEAPNSKGGVDTRVVLKLDRRLAPVKVAVLPLSKKPELAEPAEKIAAQLRQLWNIEYDTSGAIGRRYRRQDEIGTPFCVTVDFDTLEDNAVTVRERDSMEQERVKIEDLQDYLATRLVGC from the coding sequence ATGGCGTCCGTCATCGATACCGTAATCAACCTGTGCAAGCGTCGCGGATTCGTGTACCAGGCAGGCGAGATCTACGGCGGTTCCCGTTCCGCATGGGACTACGGTCCGCTCGGTGTCGAGCTCAAGGAGAACATCAAGCGCCAGTGGTGGCGTCACATGGTGACCTCCCGTCCTGATGTCGTCGGTGTCGACACGTCCATCATCCAGCCCCGCCAGGTCTGGGTGACCTCCGGTCACGTCGAGGTCTTCACGGACCCGCTGGTGGAGTCCCTCCACACCAACAAGCGCTACCGCGCCGACCACCTGCTCGAGGCCTACGAGGAGAAGCACGGCCACCCGCCGGCGAACGGCCTCGCGGACATCAACGACCCGGAGACCGGCCAGCCGGGCAACTGGACCGAGCCGCGCCCCTTCTCCGGCCTACTCAAGACCTTCCTGGGCCCGGTCGACGATGAGGAGGGCCTGCACTACATCCGCCCGGAGACCGCGCAGGGCATCTTCGTCAACTTCAAGAACGTCATGACCTCCGCGCGCATGAAGCCGCCGTTCGGCATCGCCAACATCGGCAAGTCCTTCCGCAACGAGATCACCCCGGGCAACTTCATCTTCCGTACCCGTGAGTTCGAGCAGATGGAGCTGGAGTTCTTCGTCAAGCCGGGCACCGACGAGGAGTGGCACCAGAAGTGGATCGACGACCGCATGCAGTGGTACGTCGACCTCGGCATCAACCGTGACAACCTGCGCTTCTACGAGCACCCGCAGGAGGCGCTGTCCCACTACTCCAAGCGCACCGTCGACATCGAGTACGCCTACGAGTTCCAGGGCACCAAGTGGGGCGAGCTCGAGGGCATCGCCAACCGCACGGACTACGACCTCAAGGTCCACTCCGAGGCCACCGGCGAGGACCTGTCCTACTTCGACCAGGAGTCCGGCGAGCGCTGGTACCCCTACGTCATCGAGCCGGCCGCCGGCCTGGGTCGCGCCTTCATGGCCTTCCTGGTCGACGCCTACACCGAGGACGAGGCACCGAACTCCAAGGGCGGCGTCGACACCCGCGTCGTGCTCAAGCTCGACCGTCGTCTGGCCCCGGTGAAGGTGGCCGTGCTGCCGCTGTCCAAGAAGCCGGAGCTGGCTGAGCCGGCCGAGAAGATCGCCGCGCAGCTGCGCCAGCTGTGGAACATCGAGTACGACACCTCCGGTGCGATCGGCCGCCGTTACCGTCGTCAGGACGAGATCGGCACCCCGTTCTGCGTCACCGTCGACTTCGACACCCTCGAGGACAACGCCGTGACCGTCCGTGAGCGTGACTCCATGGAGCAGGAGCGCGTCAAGATCGAGGACCTGCAGGACTACCTGGCCACCCGCCTCGTCGGTTGCTAG
- a CDS encoding ArsR/SmtB family transcription factor, producing MNTYSDTDLDAAEVIIGALDSRLRVQIIWRLSIREHFVHELVDGLQKSQPLISQHLRVLKRSGIVDSERRGREVIYRLVLPQAADLIGAAVTLGLHAREMQAAQTTTNGRTDERSPLAAVVQIGHTDEARGSGTEEDVVGQVAHAPAAAAAAPGLETIPDPSPTPPVPASFS from the coding sequence ATGAACACCTATTCGGACACTGATCTTGATGCCGCCGAAGTCATCATCGGTGCACTCGACTCTCGCCTGCGTGTGCAGATCATCTGGCGGCTGTCCATCCGCGAGCACTTCGTCCACGAGCTTGTCGACGGTCTCCAGAAGTCCCAGCCCCTCATCTCCCAGCACCTCCGCGTGCTCAAGCGCTCCGGCATCGTCGACTCCGAGCGCCGTGGCCGCGAGGTCATCTACCGCCTCGTCCTCCCGCAGGCCGCCGACCTCATCGGCGCCGCGGTGACCCTGGGCCTCCACGCCCGTGAGATGCAGGCGGCCCAGACCACCACGAACGGTCGCACCGATGAGCGGTCCCCGCTGGCCGCCGTGGTCCAGATCGGCCACACCGATGAGGCCCGCGGCTCCGGAACCGAGGAGGACGTGGTCGGCCAGGTCGCCCACGCCCCGGCCGCCGCCGCCGCAGCCCCTGGCCTGGAGACCATCCCGGACCCCTCCCCCACCCCGCCCGTGCCGGCCTCCTTCTCCTGA
- a CDS encoding isoprenyl transferase gives MTLPTPPDIPAQFIPDHIALVMDGNGRWAQQQGLKRTEGHKRGEAVLMDVVDACLALGVPYLSAYAFSTENWRRSADEVRFLMGFNRDVLRRQRDTLHEKGVRVRWVGRRPRLWRSVIREFEVAEELTKDNTRMTLAMCVNYGGRAELVDAAREIARRAAAGELRPEQITEKTFPDFLDEPDMPDVDLFLRPSGEKRTSNFLIWQSAYAEMVYQDKLFPDFTPQDLYDAVVEYASRDRRFGGVKQQ, from the coding sequence GTGACTCTTCCAACTCCACCGGACATCCCCGCCCAGTTCATCCCCGACCACATCGCACTGGTCATGGACGGCAACGGGCGGTGGGCCCAGCAGCAGGGGCTCAAGCGCACCGAGGGACACAAGCGCGGGGAGGCCGTCCTCATGGACGTCGTCGACGCCTGCCTCGCCCTCGGCGTGCCGTACCTGTCGGCCTACGCCTTCTCGACGGAGAACTGGCGCCGCTCGGCGGACGAGGTGCGTTTCCTCATGGGCTTCAACCGGGATGTGCTGCGTCGGCAGCGGGACACCCTCCACGAGAAGGGGGTGCGCGTGCGCTGGGTCGGCCGCCGCCCGCGTCTGTGGCGCAGCGTCATCCGCGAGTTCGAGGTCGCGGAGGAGCTGACGAAGGACAACACCCGCATGACCCTGGCGATGTGCGTCAACTACGGCGGTCGCGCCGAGCTTGTCGACGCCGCCCGGGAGATCGCCCGCCGCGCCGCCGCCGGTGAGCTGCGCCCGGAGCAGATCACGGAGAAGACGTTCCCCGATTTCCTCGACGAGCCCGACATGCCCGACGTGGACCTGTTCCTGCGTCCCTCGGGTGAGAAGCGGACCTCCAACTTCCTCATCTGGCAGTCCGCCTACGCCGAGATGGTCTACCAGGACAAGCTGTTCCCGGACTTCACCCCGCAGGATCTGTACGATGCTGTGGTTGAGTACGCTTCGCGTGACCGTCGATTCGGCGGAGTCAAGCAGCAGTAG
- a CDS encoding 16S rRNA (uracil(1498)-N(3))-methyltransferase has translation MSLPVFVHPGPFEGTVTLAGPEGRHAVTVKRIQPGEQIMLVDGRGTHATVTVTATRGREELTGEVEEVGVDTQPRPAVTVVQALPKADRSELAVDLATQAGADEIVPWQAERCVAKWVGPKAAKGVAKWEAAALAAAKQSRRTRIPTVREPVTTAQLAELIAGRPALVLHEESATPLREIDLDVDELVLIVGPEGGIGPEELAKLTDAGARAVKLGPEVLRTASASMVALSAIGVLTGRW, from the coding sequence ATGAGTCTGCCCGTCTTCGTCCACCCCGGCCCCTTCGAGGGGACGGTCACTCTGGCCGGCCCGGAGGGGCGGCACGCGGTCACCGTCAAGAGGATCCAGCCCGGCGAGCAGATCATGCTCGTCGACGGCCGCGGGACCCACGCCACCGTCACCGTCACCGCCACCCGTGGCAGGGAGGAGCTGACGGGGGAGGTGGAGGAGGTGGGCGTCGACACGCAGCCGCGTCCGGCGGTGACCGTCGTGCAGGCCCTGCCCAAGGCGGACCGCTCCGAGCTGGCCGTCGACCTGGCGACGCAGGCCGGGGCCGATGAGATCGTGCCGTGGCAGGCGGAGCGCTGCGTCGCTAAGTGGGTCGGACCGAAGGCCGCCAAGGGTGTGGCCAAGTGGGAGGCGGCGGCGCTGGCGGCGGCGAAGCAGTCGCGCCGGACCCGCATCCCGACGGTCCGGGAGCCGGTGACCACGGCGCAGCTGGCCGAGCTCATCGCCGGGCGTCCCGCGCTGGTCCTCCACGAGGAGTCGGCGACCCCGCTGCGGGAGATCGACCTCGACGTCGACGAGCTCGTGCTCATCGTCGGACCCGAGGGCGGCATCGGCCCGGAGGAGCTGGCGAAGCTCACCGACGCGGGGGCGCGGGCCGTGAAACTGGGCCCCGAGGTACTGCGCACGGCGAGTGCGTCGATGGTGGCCCTGTCGGCCATCGGAGTGCTCACGGGCCGCTGGTAG
- a CDS encoding Fur family transcriptional regulator: MSPLPSGVPKLGARNTRQRTAVINVLSEIDTFASAKEIHRELENRDQQVGLTTVYRTLQSLAEIEAVDVLHMATGETLYRQCVSPHHHHHLVCTGCGRTEEIGGDTVETWAQAVAKEHDFELTGHDAEVYGRCPACRTTSKN; the protein is encoded by the coding sequence ATGTCTCCCTTGCCTTCCGGCGTGCCGAAGCTGGGCGCCCGCAACACGCGCCAGCGCACCGCAGTGATCAACGTCCTCTCCGAGATCGACACGTTCGCGTCGGCCAAGGAGATCCACCGTGAACTGGAGAACCGGGATCAGCAGGTCGGACTGACCACCGTCTACCGCACCCTGCAGTCCCTCGCGGAGATCGAGGCGGTCGACGTCCTCCACATGGCCACCGGCGAGACCCTCTACCGGCAGTGCGTCTCCCCGCACCATCACCACCACCTGGTGTGCACCGGCTGCGGACGCACCGAGGAGATCGGGGGCGACACGGTCGAGACGTGGGCGCAGGCCGTCGCCAAGGAGCACGACTTCGAGCTCACCGGCCACGACGCCGAGGTCTACGGCCGCTGCCCCGCCTGCCGCACCACGTCGAAGAACTAG
- a CDS encoding hemolysin family protein, producing the protein MEVIWFGGVTLLALALSGLVGTVESAVSSISRARVEGMVKDEVAGARSLLKVVEHRADNINLLILLKTLLDATAAVFAAALARELIASDAWAITIAIVAVALFTYAVVGVFGRTMGRKNPYSVSLRSAMVLQGTAFVLGPVSRVLIWVGNLIAPGSGFRDGPYATEVELREMVDIAQEHGIVEIEERRMIQSVFDLASTTARQVMVPRTEMIWIEEGKHAGQATTLCVRSGHSRVPVVGENIDDILGIVYIKDLVRHTYHLTDGGASVAVTEVMRPPTFVPDSKNLDELLHEMQRDKIHMAMLVDEYGGIAGLITMEDILEEIVGEIADEYDVAEVAPIEKIGPRTYRAVSRLSLEDLVDEIHDDHDIDVEFTEEIEDQVESVAGLIGYELGRVPLPGATVESCGLRLTAEGGRDRRGRMRVRSVVVEVLERPTEGDDAS; encoded by the coding sequence ATGGAGGTCATCTGGTTCGGCGGGGTGACGCTGCTGGCGTTGGCTCTGTCGGGCCTGGTCGGCACCGTCGAGTCCGCCGTCAGCTCCATCTCCCGCGCCCGCGTCGAGGGCATGGTGAAGGACGAGGTCGCCGGCGCGCGTTCGCTGCTCAAGGTCGTGGAGCACCGCGCGGACAACATCAACCTGCTCATCCTGCTCAAGACGCTTCTCGACGCCACCGCGGCCGTCTTCGCCGCCGCCCTGGCGAGGGAGCTCATCGCCTCGGACGCGTGGGCCATCACGATCGCCATCGTGGCGGTCGCCCTGTTCACGTACGCCGTGGTCGGTGTCTTCGGCCGGACGATGGGCCGCAAGAACCCGTACTCGGTCTCCCTGCGTTCGGCGATGGTGCTGCAGGGCACGGCCTTCGTCCTCGGCCCGGTGTCGCGGGTGCTCATCTGGGTGGGCAACCTCATCGCCCCGGGCAGTGGTTTCCGGGACGGCCCCTACGCCACGGAGGTGGAGCTCCGGGAGATGGTGGACATCGCCCAGGAGCACGGCATCGTGGAGATCGAGGAGCGCCGCATGATCCAGTCGGTGTTCGACCTCGCGTCGACCACCGCCCGGCAGGTCATGGTGCCGCGCACCGAGATGATCTGGATCGAGGAGGGCAAGCACGCCGGCCAGGCCACCACGCTGTGTGTGCGTTCCGGTCATTCGCGCGTGCCGGTCGTGGGTGAGAACATCGACGACATCCTGGGCATCGTCTACATCAAGGACCTGGTGCGCCACACGTACCACCTCACCGACGGCGGGGCGTCCGTGGCGGTGACCGAGGTCATGCGTCCGCCGACCTTCGTGCCCGACTCGAAGAACCTCGACGAGCTGCTCCACGAGATGCAGCGCGACAAGATCCACATGGCCATGCTCGTGGACGAGTACGGCGGCATCGCCGGTCTGATCACCATGGAGGACATCCTCGAGGAGATCGTCGGTGAGATCGCCGACGAGTACGACGTCGCCGAGGTCGCGCCGATCGAGAAGATCGGTCCGCGCACCTACCGGGCGGTCTCGCGCCTGTCGCTGGAGGACCTCGTCGACGAGATCCACGACGACCACGACATCGACGTCGAGTTCACCGAGGAGATCGAGGACCAGGTCGAGTCGGTCGCCGGTCTCATCGGCTACGAGCTGGGGCGCGTGCCCCTGCCGGGGGCGACGGTGGAGTCCTGCGGGCTGCGCCTCACCGCCGAGGGCGGGCGGGACCGCCGCGGCCGTATGCGTGTGCGGTCGGTCGTGGTGGAGGTGCTGGAGCGTCCCACCGAGGGCGACGACGCCAGCTGA
- the era gene encoding GTPase Era gives MSSFTDTPEGFRSGFVSFVGRPNTGKSTLTNALVGEKIAITANQPETTRHPIRGLVHREDAQIVVVDTPGLHKPRTLLGERLNEMVKDTYADVDLIGFTVPADEKIGPGDRWILENLRKVVPDTPIVGIVTKLDKASKDQVGAQLLALHELLGGESEVVPVSAQDGTQVDVLLDVITSLLPEGPKFYPDDHVTDEETEKRISELIREAALSGLKDELPHSVAVEVDEIYDDEGRTTIHAIIYLEREGQKAIIQGRDGRRLGRIIHNSRLEINRLLGRNVYLDLRLKVLKNWQSDPKSLGRLGF, from the coding sequence ATCAGCTCATTCACCGACACCCCGGAAGGTTTCCGTTCCGGTTTCGTCAGCTTCGTCGGCCGGCCCAACACCGGCAAGTCCACCCTCACCAACGCACTGGTGGGGGAGAAGATCGCCATCACCGCCAACCAGCCGGAGACCACGCGTCACCCGATCCGCGGTCTCGTCCACCGGGAGGACGCGCAGATCGTGGTCGTGGACACCCCGGGTCTGCACAAGCCGCGGACGCTGCTGGGTGAGCGGCTCAACGAGATGGTCAAGGACACCTACGCGGACGTCGACCTCATCGGTTTCACGGTCCCGGCGGACGAGAAGATCGGCCCCGGCGACCGCTGGATCCTGGAGAACCTGCGCAAGGTGGTGCCGGACACCCCGATCGTCGGCATCGTGACCAAGCTGGACAAGGCCTCGAAGGACCAGGTCGGGGCGCAGCTGCTCGCGCTGCACGAGCTGCTCGGCGGCGAGTCCGAGGTGGTGCCGGTCTCCGCGCAGGACGGCACCCAGGTGGACGTGCTTCTCGACGTCATCACGTCCCTCCTCCCCGAGGGCCCGAAGTTCTACCCGGACGACCACGTCACCGACGAGGAGACGGAGAAGCGCATCTCCGAGCTCATCCGGGAGGCGGCGCTGAGCGGCCTCAAGGACGAGCTGCCGCACTCGGTGGCGGTCGAGGTGGACGAGATCTACGACGACGAGGGCAGGACCACCATCCACGCCATCATCTACCTGGAGCGGGAGGGCCAGAAGGCCATCATCCAGGGGCGTGACGGGCGTCGTCTCGGCCGGATCATCCACAACTCGCGCCTGGAGATCAACCGGCTGCTGGGCCGGAACGTGTACCTGGACCTGCGCCTGAAGGTGCTGAAGAACTGGCAGTCCGACCCGAAGTCCCTGGGCCGACTGGGGTTCTAG